The following coding sequences lie in one Bifidobacterium sp. ESL0690 genomic window:
- the lpdA gene encoding dihydrolipoyl dehydrogenase produces the protein MQTSHVDIAIIGGGPGGYATALRASELGLSVVLFNREEKLGGTCLNRGCIPSKALITATRAIHNVHDAQRMGINATIENIDFGKLAEFKNNAVNAMTDGLASLLAARKVTVIKGEASIIADHRVKAVVDEANGDDASVEINADNIVIATGSRPRPLPGHPFEGDVIDSTQALSLPRFPKSAVIIGAGAVAVEFASMWNAAGVDVTMLIRRERVLSHAHRRTSMALTRALAKDGVHILAHSHVSDIKDTTKSTGAIQPTVSYATDKDETIRDVQADVVLAAIGRDPNTDFDWLRNTGIELDEHKLVKTDSFGRTSQPEIWALGDITQGPALAYRAFEQGVVIAESIAGRNPEPVDNNTVPEVVFSTPEFASVGLTLEEAKTNPDIIEPKETVYPMMGNARILMSGEAGSMSVVTGSYMDKPDTPVILGVHMLAPDAGDLIAEAEELVGNRVPLTDAARLIHPHPTFSEAFGEALLKADGRPLHTR, from the coding sequence ATGCAGACCTCACATGTTGATATCGCCATCATCGGCGGCGGACCCGGCGGATATGCCACCGCGTTGCGTGCCAGCGAACTGGGGCTTTCGGTCGTTCTATTCAATCGCGAAGAGAAACTCGGCGGCACTTGTCTCAACCGCGGATGTATCCCGTCCAAAGCCCTGATCACCGCGACACGTGCTATTCACAACGTTCACGACGCACAACGCATGGGCATCAACGCGACTATCGAAAATATCGACTTCGGCAAACTGGCCGAATTCAAGAACAATGCCGTCAACGCCATGACCGACGGCTTGGCTTCACTGTTGGCAGCAAGAAAGGTGACGGTAATCAAGGGTGAGGCTTCGATTATCGCGGACCATCGCGTAAAAGCAGTGGTTGACGAAGCAAACGGAGACGATGCTTCCGTCGAAATCAACGCAGACAACATCGTGATAGCTACAGGTTCGCGTCCTCGTCCCCTGCCGGGTCATCCTTTCGAAGGCGACGTAATCGACTCGACGCAGGCCCTCAGCCTGCCAAGATTCCCCAAATCCGCGGTCATCATCGGAGCCGGAGCCGTGGCGGTGGAATTCGCTTCGATGTGGAACGCGGCAGGCGTCGACGTGACCATGCTGATTCGTCGTGAACGTGTGCTTTCACACGCGCATCGTCGCACTTCGATGGCACTGACCCGAGCGCTGGCCAAAGACGGAGTCCATATCCTCGCTCATAGCCATGTCTCCGATATTAAAGACACAACGAAATCAACAGGCGCAATTCAACCAACCGTCAGCTATGCCACCGATAAGGATGAAACCATACGTGATGTCCAAGCCGATGTCGTGTTGGCGGCCATCGGGCGCGACCCAAATACCGATTTCGACTGGTTGCGCAACACCGGCATCGAACTCGATGAACACAAACTCGTGAAAACCGATTCTTTTGGACGAACCAGCCAACCCGAAATCTGGGCATTGGGCGACATCACGCAAGGTCCGGCACTGGCTTACCGCGCCTTCGAACAAGGCGTCGTCATCGCCGAATCCATCGCCGGGCGTAACCCCGAACCGGTCGACAACAACACGGTTCCCGAGGTCGTCTTCTCCACTCCGGAATTCGCCAGCGTAGGGCTCACCCTCGAAGAAGCCAAAACGAACCCCGACATCATCGAACCCAAAGAAACCGTCTACCCCATGATGGGCAATGCTCGCATCCTCATGAGCGGCGAAGCCGGGTCCATGTCGGTGGTCACCGGAAGTTATATGGACAAACCCGATACGCCGGTAATCTTGGGCGTTCATATGCTCGCCCCCGACGCCGGTGACCTGATCGCCGAAGCCGAGGAGCTCGTGGGTAACCGCGTGCCGCTCACTGATGCCGCACGTCTCATCCACCCGCATCCAACTTTCAGCGAGGCGTTCGGCGAGGCGCTGCTCAAGGCCGACGGCCGGCCGTTGCACACCAGATGA
- a CDS encoding DUF4191 family protein — protein MTKEKKAKKDKKKGPKVINQIRQIYKYTYAEDKSLPWLLAGAFLLPVVVGVVAGLLLHWSWLTWIFMIILLVMLGVLLFTMTLTNRADKVGYEKLEGQPGAAISVLGNINKAGYSFPQTPVWIDPKTKEAIWRGTGYNGIYLLAEGSTSRTKRPLERQKQAIKGVTAGSDIPVFCISVGTDEGQTRLKDLRKTVLKCKSYEPIEHKFAFMNKIHPHRRFVLTKEELDTLNGRLRTLQEKRGLGIPKGMDPTRPQHISRRAMRGR, from the coding sequence ATGACCAAAGAGAAAAAGGCGAAGAAAGACAAGAAAAAGGGCCCGAAAGTCATCAATCAGATTCGCCAGATCTATAAGTACACCTATGCAGAAGACAAGTCACTGCCGTGGCTTTTGGCAGGTGCTTTCCTGCTGCCGGTCGTGGTCGGCGTCGTCGCTGGCCTGCTGCTGCACTGGAGCTGGCTGACCTGGATTTTCATGATCATCCTCCTGGTGATGCTTGGCGTGCTGCTCTTCACGATGACCTTGACCAATCGCGCAGACAAGGTAGGCTACGAGAAGCTGGAAGGCCAGCCAGGTGCCGCCATCAGCGTGCTCGGCAATATCAACAAGGCCGGATATTCCTTCCCCCAGACCCCGGTCTGGATCGACCCGAAGACCAAAGAGGCGATTTGGCGCGGAACCGGATACAACGGCATCTATTTGCTGGCCGAAGGCAGCACAAGCCGAACCAAACGGCCGCTGGAACGTCAGAAGCAGGCCATCAAAGGCGTGACCGCCGGAAGCGATATTCCCGTTTTCTGCATTTCAGTCGGTACAGACGAAGGACAGACCAGACTCAAGGATTTGCGCAAGACCGTGCTCAAGTGCAAGAGCTACGAGCCGATCGAGCACAAGTTCGCCTTCATGAACAAGATTCATCCACATCGCCGTTTCGTGCTCACCAAAGAAGAGCTCGATACGTTGAACGGCCGCTTGCGTACGTTGCAGGAGAAGCGTGGTCTCGGCATTCCCAAGGGCATGGACCCCACGCGCCCGCAGCATATCAGCCGCCGAGCCATGCGCGGCCGGTGA
- the glnA gene encoding type I glutamate--ammonia ligase produces MTALETKEDLEALINTEGVEYISVRFTDLLGGQQHFTVPASEFLKDAFTDGEPFDGSSIRGFQAIENSDMKLVPDVSTAFVDPFRKHKTLVVSHSVVDPITMEPYSRDPRQVAAKAEAYIKSTGVADTACFAPEAEFFLFDSVRYENTMQRSFYEVDSVEAPWNTGAEVEADGSANIGFKNRVKGGYFPPAPQDHNQDLRDDMVANLQKVGLILERSHHEVGGAGQQEINYRFNTLQHAGDDLQKYKYVVHETAFEAGKAVTFMPKPIAGDNGTGMHCHQSLWKDGKPLFYDENGYGGLSDIARWYIGGLIKHASSVLAFTNPSLNSYKRLVPGYEAPTNLVYSARNRSAAIRIPFAGTAPAAKRIEFRVPDPSCNPFLAFSAQLMAGMDGVLNHIEPPAPVDKDVYELPPEELDNMKHVPASLGEAMDALEEDNDFLTAGDVFTTDLIDTWVSLKRDEIDQQRLAPTPLEYELYFNC; encoded by the coding sequence TTGACTGCACTCGAAACGAAGGAAGACCTCGAAGCCCTCATCAACACGGAAGGTGTGGAATACATCTCCGTACGCTTCACCGACCTGTTGGGCGGCCAGCAGCATTTCACGGTACCTGCCAGCGAATTCCTCAAAGACGCGTTCACTGACGGCGAGCCGTTCGATGGATCCTCGATTCGCGGCTTCCAGGCCATTGAGAATTCCGATATGAAGCTCGTGCCGGATGTCTCCACCGCTTTCGTGGACCCGTTCCGTAAGCACAAGACGCTCGTCGTCTCGCATTCCGTGGTCGATCCGATCACCATGGAGCCCTATTCGCGCGATCCTCGTCAGGTCGCAGCCAAGGCCGAAGCCTACATCAAGTCGACCGGCGTGGCCGACACCGCCTGCTTCGCCCCCGAGGCCGAATTCTTCCTCTTCGATTCCGTTCGTTACGAGAACACGATGCAGCGTTCCTTCTATGAGGTCGATTCCGTTGAAGCGCCGTGGAACACGGGTGCTGAGGTCGAAGCCGACGGTTCCGCCAACATCGGTTTCAAGAACCGCGTCAAGGGCGGCTACTTCCCGCCTGCCCCGCAGGACCACAACCAGGACCTGCGTGACGACATGGTCGCCAACCTGCAGAAGGTCGGCCTCATCCTCGAGCGCAGCCATCACGAGGTCGGCGGCGCCGGCCAGCAGGAAATCAACTATCGCTTCAACACCCTGCAGCACGCCGGTGATGACCTGCAGAAGTACAAGTATGTCGTGCACGAGACCGCTTTCGAGGCTGGCAAGGCCGTGACCTTCATGCCCAAGCCCATCGCAGGCGACAACGGCACCGGCATGCACTGCCATCAGTCGCTGTGGAAGGACGGCAAGCCGCTCTTCTACGATGAGAACGGCTACGGCGGCCTTTCTGACATCGCCCGCTGGTACATCGGCGGCCTCATCAAGCACGCCTCCTCGGTGCTCGCCTTCACCAATCCGTCGCTCAACTCCTACAAGCGCCTGGTGCCCGGCTACGAAGCCCCGACGAACCTGGTTTATTCTGCCCGCAACCGTTCGGCCGCCATCCGCATTCCGTTCGCCGGCACCGCTCCTGCGGCCAAGCGCATCGAGTTCCGCGTTCCCGATCCCTCCTGCAACCCGTTCCTCGCCTTCTCGGCCCAATTGATGGCCGGCATGGACGGCGTCCTGAACCACATCGAGCCTCCGGCTCCTGTCGACAAGGACGTTTACGAGCTGCCGCCAGAGGAGCTGGACAACATGAAGCATGTCCCCGCCTCCCTCGGCGAGGCGATGGACGCCCTCGAGGAAGACAACGACTTCCTGACCGCCGGCGATGTCTTCACCACCGACCTCATCGATACCTGGGTTTCGCTCAAGCGCGACGAGATCGACCAGCAGCGTCTGGCCCCGACCCCGCTCGAATACGAGCTCTACTTCAACTGCTGA
- a CDS encoding GrpB family protein, giving the protein MMKLSELMRLQENRQIMRDTRGNKVGDDRSEQLSSATFRKAIVTFDDTPAPRDESPFVSGVEPRRDIAVVPYDSSWTTLFEKLRMTIVNTLGFRALAIEHIGSTSVPGLAAKPVIDIDLTVADSDEESSYVPALEKAGFHLVIRETWWYGHRMFRGDNPACNLHVWSVGSPEAIRHLIFRNWLRQNAEDRDLYISVKREAANHTYTNMMSEYNQRKQDTIRSIYHRAFIEAGLVSSES; this is encoded by the coding sequence ATGATGAAGCTTAGTGAATTGATGCGGTTACAAGAGAACAGACAGATTATGAGAGATACAAGAGGCAATAAAGTTGGTGACGATAGAAGTGAACAATTAAGTTCAGCAACATTCCGAAAGGCAATTGTAACTTTTGACGATACGCCTGCACCGCGGGACGAATCGCCCTTTGTAAGTGGGGTAGAGCCACGACGAGACATCGCTGTCGTTCCTTATGATTCGTCATGGACGACGCTTTTCGAAAAGTTACGTATGACTATCGTTAACACACTCGGTTTCCGTGCATTGGCCATCGAACATATCGGTTCCACTTCGGTGCCGGGACTTGCCGCGAAGCCGGTGATTGACATTGATCTTACCGTTGCCGATTCGGATGAGGAAAGTTCGTACGTGCCTGCACTTGAGAAAGCCGGATTCCACTTGGTTATCCGTGAGACTTGGTGGTATGGGCATCGTATGTTTCGCGGTGACAATCCGGCCTGCAATTTGCATGTCTGGTCAGTTGGTTCCCCTGAAGCCATTCGCCATCTCATATTCCGCAACTGGCTGCGGCAGAATGCTGAGGACCGAGACCTTTATATTTCGGTAAAACGTGAAGCTGCAAATCATACTTATACCAACATGATGTCAGAATATAACCAGCGCAAGCAAGATACCATTCGCTCGATTTACCATCGGGCTTTCATCGAAGCAGGACTTGTCAGCTCTGAATCATAG
- a CDS encoding Mrp/NBP35 family ATP-binding protein, with amino-acid sequence MTQNDTMERQIERQIYERLSHVIDPELGRSVTDLGMIPAVKAVKSNTGDNTYDVTVHVELTVPGCPLSKTISERIKQAVLTYPDAKLTPKIEIGAMSREKLEKLVGELKAERRQNPFNKPGTKTRIFAIASGKGGVGKSSVTANLAATFSALGYDTAAIDADIYGFSLPSLFGVHSRPTDLNGMLMPVVAWGVKMISIGMFAGADRAILWRGPRLQRSLEQFLADVWWGSPDVLLLDLAPGTGDMAISVAQALPNAELVVVTTPQPSASDVAVRSGLVALQVPMKVRGVVENMSYFDHKGERLHIFGEGGGHRVSDQLTEALGYDVPLLTQLPLQPEIREIGESGRPAVLNPDGSLASTPVADAFKDLATRLMR; translated from the coding sequence ATGACGCAGAACGACACGATGGAACGGCAGATCGAACGGCAGATCTACGAGCGTTTGAGCCATGTCATCGATCCCGAATTGGGTCGTTCCGTCACCGATTTGGGCATGATTCCCGCCGTTAAGGCCGTCAAATCTAATACGGGCGATAATACTTATGACGTCACTGTCCACGTCGAGCTCACCGTACCCGGCTGCCCGCTTTCCAAAACCATCAGCGAACGTATCAAACAAGCCGTACTCACCTACCCTGACGCCAAGCTGACGCCGAAGATCGAAATCGGTGCGATGAGCCGCGAAAAGCTCGAGAAGCTGGTAGGCGAGCTCAAGGCGGAACGCCGCCAGAACCCTTTCAACAAGCCCGGCACGAAAACGCGCATCTTTGCCATTGCTTCCGGCAAAGGCGGTGTGGGCAAATCGTCGGTCACCGCCAATCTTGCAGCTACGTTTTCGGCGCTCGGTTATGATACAGCCGCCATCGACGCGGATATCTACGGCTTTTCCCTGCCGTCCTTGTTCGGTGTTCATTCCCGGCCAACCGATCTGAACGGCATGCTCATGCCGGTGGTTGCCTGGGGTGTCAAGATGATTTCCATCGGCATGTTCGCCGGGGCCGACCGCGCAATCCTCTGGCGCGGCCCGCGCTTGCAACGCTCTCTCGAGCAGTTCCTCGCCGATGTATGGTGGGGCAGTCCCGATGTGTTGCTGCTCGATTTGGCTCCTGGAACCGGCGACATGGCCATTTCCGTGGCCCAGGCATTGCCCAACGCCGAGCTAGTGGTGGTCACCACTCCACAGCCCAGCGCCTCCGATGTTGCTGTGAGATCCGGTCTCGTCGCGTTGCAGGTGCCGATGAAGGTGCGTGGCGTGGTTGAGAACATGAGCTATTTCGACCACAAAGGCGAACGACTGCACATCTTCGGCGAAGGCGGGGGCCATCGTGTTTCCGATCAATTGACCGAAGCCCTAGGCTACGATGTCCCGCTGTTGACCCAGCTTCCCCTTCAGCCCGAAATCCGAGAAATCGGCGAATCCGGTCGTCCTGCCGTTCTCAATCCTGACGGTTCCCTCGCCTCAACCCCGGTTGCCGATGCATTTAAGGATTTGGCAACACGATTAATGAGGTAG
- the ligA gene encoding NAD-dependent DNA ligase LigA, producing the protein MVKSTKPKNGQDNTQASSQGDQLAWDFEGDKPEVGDNVGAAQYAPGSLEWIAALQHTDADATRLEKLDVSKLTSEAAARLWARVAAWVESDQIAYYIDSDPVSSDAAYDIFMRCLQALEADFPALDNPQSPTHRVGGTFSNEFPDVTLPSRMLSLDDVFSIAELKDWYEGVLKALEWPEGKPLPMTCEVKIDGLALDLLYRDGVLEQGLTRGDGTTGEDITTNVRTIASIPQNLQGASEDIPRFVEIRGEVFMRWDDFHELNKVNEDEGKAPFANPRNAAAGSLRQKDPRIAASRHLSFYAHGLGLLQWAPGSVNEGHDAVNDQSEAYDLYKKWGIPVSPHNREITSFDQILDMIDYYGEHRGDIEHALDGIVVKVDDLALQRRLGATSRAPRWAIAYKYPPEEVNTKLLNIVVQVGRTGRVTPVAVLQPVYVAGSTVAAATLHNPSEVKHKNVMIGDTVVVRKAGDVIPEIVGPVLERRKGHENELRKFVMPEYCPSCGAKLAPAKEGDKDIRCPNVESCPAQFTQRVMNLASRKALDIEHLGEQSAIALTNPEENRPDTVATYAPDLRDIEVGPGEEPEPYEPPAGLQLPKKQKPVLTSEAGVFSLNADDLKDVEVWRESDIIEVSEHVNEKGRKQKRRKNRGGSGLWHRVPAFWTVPLEAKKKKASKKRADVVSQSPVDRSEDVPAQFEAQERVNGGEDVSEQGEGRISTPTGLQSSSSDYPEYDVPSDAVVVSTKRRKTRDGMNVVPVYVRPGENTKKMLEEIDKAKQADLWRVLVALSIRRLGPPTARLIANRFGSLDAIANASVDDLVAIDGIGQEIAESVVSWFADARKPGDWRGKILEAWEAAGVGQSVEENTLPQTLAGKTVVVTGSLEGYSRESAKEAIVERGGKAAGSVSKKTDYVVVGANAGSKEAKAEELGVPMLDEAQFKTLLETGEPGDKS; encoded by the coding sequence ATGGTCAAATCGACGAAACCGAAAAACGGGCAAGACAATACTCAAGCTTCGTCTCAAGGCGACCAGCTGGCCTGGGATTTCGAAGGCGACAAACCCGAAGTCGGCGACAACGTCGGTGCCGCGCAATATGCACCCGGTTCTCTGGAATGGATTGCCGCATTGCAGCATACCGACGCCGATGCCACAAGGCTTGAAAAGCTCGATGTTTCAAAGCTGACCAGCGAAGCCGCGGCACGGCTCTGGGCCCGTGTGGCCGCATGGGTCGAAAGCGATCAGATAGCCTATTACATCGATTCCGATCCGGTTTCCTCCGATGCCGCCTACGATATCTTCATGCGTTGCCTGCAGGCGCTTGAAGCCGATTTCCCGGCTTTGGACAACCCGCAATCGCCGACCCACCGTGTCGGCGGCACGTTCTCCAACGAATTCCCCGATGTCACGCTGCCATCGAGGATGCTGAGCCTGGACGATGTGTTTTCCATAGCCGAGCTCAAGGATTGGTACGAGGGTGTGCTGAAAGCCTTGGAATGGCCTGAAGGAAAGCCGCTGCCGATGACCTGCGAGGTCAAAATCGATGGGCTGGCGCTCGATCTGCTTTACCGTGACGGCGTTCTGGAACAGGGATTGACGCGCGGTGACGGCACAACCGGCGAGGACATCACCACCAACGTACGCACCATCGCCTCGATTCCGCAGAACCTTCAGGGGGCGAGTGAAGATATCCCGCGATTCGTCGAGATCCGCGGCGAAGTGTTCATGCGCTGGGACGATTTCCATGAGCTCAACAAGGTCAACGAAGACGAGGGCAAGGCACCGTTCGCGAACCCGCGCAACGCTGCCGCAGGTTCGTTGCGTCAGAAAGACCCTCGGATTGCCGCATCCCGACATCTAAGTTTCTACGCGCACGGTCTGGGACTGTTGCAATGGGCGCCTGGCAGTGTCAACGAAGGCCATGATGCCGTCAACGACCAGTCGGAAGCCTACGATCTTTACAAAAAGTGGGGGATTCCGGTCTCTCCGCACAACCGTGAAATCACCAGTTTCGACCAGATTCTTGACATGATCGACTACTACGGCGAGCATCGCGGCGACATCGAACACGCGCTCGACGGCATCGTGGTGAAAGTCGACGACCTGGCATTGCAGCGCAGGCTCGGCGCCACCTCGCGTGCCCCGCGTTGGGCCATCGCCTACAAGTATCCGCCCGAGGAAGTCAACACCAAGCTCCTTAATATCGTCGTGCAGGTTGGGCGCACCGGCCGTGTCACGCCGGTTGCCGTGCTCCAGCCGGTTTATGTCGCCGGTTCGACCGTCGCCGCCGCGACGTTGCATAATCCTTCCGAGGTCAAGCACAAGAATGTGATGATCGGTGACACCGTTGTCGTCCGCAAGGCCGGCGACGTCATCCCCGAGATCGTCGGGCCGGTATTGGAACGGCGCAAAGGTCACGAGAACGAGCTGCGTAAATTCGTCATGCCCGAATATTGCCCGTCCTGCGGCGCCAAACTGGCCCCGGCCAAGGAAGGCGACAAGGACATCCGCTGCCCGAACGTCGAAAGTTGCCCTGCACAGTTCACCCAGCGGGTTATGAACCTCGCCAGCCGCAAGGCGCTGGATATCGAGCATCTGGGGGAGCAGAGCGCCATCGCCCTGACCAACCCGGAGGAGAACCGGCCGGATACTGTTGCGACTTACGCACCTGACTTGCGCGATATCGAAGTCGGTCCGGGAGAGGAGCCTGAGCCTTACGAACCGCCGGCCGGGCTTCAACTACCCAAAAAGCAGAAGCCGGTGCTCACCAGCGAAGCCGGAGTGTTCAGTCTCAATGCCGATGATCTCAAGGATGTCGAAGTCTGGCGCGAATCCGACATCATCGAGGTCAGCGAGCATGTCAACGAAAAGGGACGCAAACAGAAGCGTCGCAAGAACCGTGGAGGTTCGGGCCTGTGGCACCGTGTACCCGCGTTTTGGACGGTTCCGCTTGAGGCGAAGAAAAAGAAAGCCTCGAAGAAGCGGGCCGATGTCGTAAGCCAGTCGCCTGTTGATCGCAGTGAAGATGTTCCTGCTCAGTTTGAAGCCCAAGAACGTGTCAATGGCGGTGAAGATGTTTCCGAACAAGGCGAAGGCCGGATATCGACACCAACAGGGCTGCAATCGTCATCAAGCGATTATCCCGAATATGATGTTCCTTCCGATGCCGTGGTCGTCTCTACAAAACGCCGCAAGACGCGCGATGGTATGAATGTCGTGCCCGTTTACGTTCGTCCGGGTGAGAACACCAAGAAGATGCTGGAGGAAATCGACAAGGCCAAGCAGGCCGACCTTTGGCGGGTGTTGGTGGCGCTTTCGATTCGTCGCCTCGGGCCGCCGACCGCTCGTCTGATTGCCAACCGCTTTGGTTCTCTGGACGCTATCGCCAATGCGAGCGTGGATGATTTGGTAGCCATCGACGGCATCGGTCAGGAAATCGCTGAATCCGTGGTTTCGTGGTTCGCGGACGCCCGTAAGCCGGGGGACTGGCGCGGCAAGATTCTCGAGGCTTGGGAAGCCGCCGGTGTCGGTCAAAGCGTGGAGGAAAATACCTTGCCGCAAACACTTGCCGGCAAGACGGTTGTTGTTACAGGGTCGCTGGAAGGTTACAGCCGTGAATCCGCCAAGGAAGCCATCGTCGAACGCGGCGGCAAGGCTGCCGGTTCGGTGAGCAAGAAAACCGATTACGTGGTCGTTGGCGCGAACGCCGGCTCTAAGGAAGCCAAGGCTGAGGAACTCGGTGTGCCGATGCTTGACGAAGCCCAGTTCAAGACCCTGCTCGAAACGGGCGAGCCGGGAGACAAGAGCTGA